GTACCGCCAGACGATGGCGCCGGGCAGCAGGCTGGTGATCTCGCACGTGACCGCCGATCACGATCCCGAACAGGCGAGGGCGGCTTCACGGGTCTACCAGCGGGCCGACACCCCGGTGCTGCCGCGCAGTCGAGAGCGGCTGACGGCGATGCTGACCGGTTTCACCCTCCTGGCGCCGGGCCTGGTGGACGCGACGGAGTGGCACGGCGTGCTCAACGCCGACGCGGAGCATGCGGGCTTCTACGCGGCGGTCGCCTCGGTCGACTGAGCCGACCCGAGATCGCCTGGCGGAGGGGCGTCGGGATCGAGCCGGATCACCCGCCGACGTCTCGACGGCCCGGTTGATCGGCGCGTGGCCGGAGATCCGCCGGGACGTCGACGCGGCCAGGCGACGGGGACCGTCGCTCGCCGACCGGTGCGCCCGGCCGCCGTGCGCGGTCGGGCCGTGGCAGGCTCAGGCCTTTCCTGATCCGTGCTGGCCGAATCGGTGCTTCTGGTCGGCGGCGAAGGCGTCGATCCGTTCGAACAGCGGCGTCGCCGCCCAGGCGGCCAGCGTCCACAGTCCGAAGAAGGCCAGGTAGGTCAGCGGCAGACCCGTGAGGGGGATGTCGGCCAGCCCGGCGAACAGCGCGAAGACCAGGGTCATGAACGCGGCTGAGACCAGGGCGGTCACGATGCGATGACGAGCGCTGGAACGGTTCATCGTGCTTCCTCTCCTCCGAGAGACGAGAGCCTGCTGTCTCTCGGATGTGTCGAGTCCGACTACGTCGGGACACGTCTCCCGCGATGGTAGGCGCGCAGCGATCAGGAGTCTCGCATCGAAGTCGACACGCCACGATCGGTGCAAATCCGCAACCTAGGGCCGCCGATCGGCGTCACCGCACCAGTGCGGTCGTCAGCCGGTCCAGCTCGGCCGCTGGATCGTCGGTCAGTCCGGCGTGGACCGCGCCGGTCTGCACGACCGTGCTGCGCGGCGCGGTCAGCCAGCGGAACCGCTGTCCGAGGCTGGTCTGACACGCGGGCACCTGTCGATCGGCGCCCGAGCACACCCGCTCGACGGCGTGCAGCGCCGCGACGACCGACTCCACGTCGACGTGGGGGTCCAGCGCCCGTAGTCGGTCGGCGTCCAGATCGACGGCGGCACCGAGGTAGTCCAGCCTGCCGCAGTACAGCAGGACCCCGGCGTTGATCGACTCGGCGCGCTCGATGCGGGGCATCACGCGCAGCGTCGCGTACTCGAACACGACCAGCTCGCTCATGCCGTCCCTCCGGGAAGCCAGCTCGGTGCCGACTCGATCCGACGCAGGAA
The Actinoalloteichus fjordicus DNA segment above includes these coding regions:
- a CDS encoding DUF3037 domain-containing protein; this encodes MSELVVFEYATLRVMPRIERAESINAGVLLYCGRLDYLGAAVDLDADRLRALDPHVDVESVVAALHAVERVCSGADRQVPACQTSLGQRFRWLTAPRSTVVQTGAVHAGLTDDPAAELDRLTTALVR